A stretch of Fusarium fujikuroi IMI 58289 draft genome, chromosome FFUJ_chr10 DNA encodes these proteins:
- a CDS encoding related to early nodulin 75 precursor has product MKLSAVTLLGLISGAFSVPVAEPGSEVYYPDYKPVKSWGEYGGPGKPKPHKPKPKPQYPPPKPHKPDFPGKPDYPKPGKPDHPSKAHKPWENNPEQPGKPHYPPPKHPKPKPYYPPLKPHKPEPHYPPKPHKPDHPGKPDHPGGKPDHPGKPGHPGKPNHPGKPDHPGPGKPGYPGPGKPDYPKPGKPDHPGKPGGPGKPDGPSKPDGPGKPDGPGKPDYPQPGKPDGPGKPDKTST; this is encoded by the coding sequence ATGAAGCTGTCTGCTGTTACCCTCTTGGGTCTGATTTCAGGTGCTTTCTCTGTTCCTGTTGCCGAGCCTGGCAGCGAGGTCTACTACCCTGATTACAAGCCCGTAAAGAGCTGGGGAGAATATGGCGGGCCTGGAAAGCCCAAGCCTcacaagccaaagccaaagcctcaATATCCTCCTCCCAAGCCCCATAAGCCTGATTTCCCTGGGAAGCCTGACTATCCCAAGCCAGGAAAGCCAGATCATCCAAGCAAGGCCCATAAACCGTGGGAGAACAACCCTGAACAGCCTGGGAAACCTCATTACCCGCCTCCTAAGCATCCTAAGCCGAAACCTTACTATCCTCCTCTTAAGCCGCACAAGCCTGAGCCTCATTATCCACCCAAGCCTCATAAACCTGATCACCCAGGCAAGCCTGACCACCCAGGTGGTAAGCCAGACCATCCGGGCAAGCCTGGCCATCCGGGAAAGCCTAATCACCCAGGAAAACCTGATCATCCTGGCCCTGGTAAGCCTGGCTATCCAGGACCTGGTAAACCTGACTATCCTAAGCCTGGAAAACCTGATCACCCAGGTAAGCCAGGCGGTCCAGGCAAGCCAGACGGTCCAAGCAAGCCTGATGGACCTGGAAAACCCGATGGACCTGGCAAGCCAGACTATCCTCAACCAGGAAAGCCAGACGGTCCAGGCAAGCCTGATAAAACTTCAACTTAG
- a CDS encoding catalase, producing the protein MDEFWQEEMLSSRAFHNRKTRKFIPQRSSALSISRILGSYQLQCPKAHSLARTSPCDRDPTKDERDVKHKRHSENSARFEVLRFTDGEDGLQGDLFLPGVLDASFIMAGSRKKIHEILDRANISMEPDCEAENVEHNAGENSADEFDVDDQQDEACPEQQSFEASLDEDNRPNEPHDYKTTEELRSENFEKNTFRQPKFWLSWRGNVLVKPQSGAASEDHSLLDAIQSGIGYVVFTGNKYQKFKGTISCDLLGWDNVAITGWKQ; encoded by the coding sequence ATGGATGAATTTTGGCAAGAAGAAATGCTTTCCTCGCGGGCCTTTCATAATCGGAAGACTCGCAAATTCATACCACAACGTTCTAGCGCTTTAAGCATTTCAAGAATCCTCGGCTCATACCAGCTTCAATGCCCTAAAGCCCATTCCCTGGCCCGTACGTCGCCATGCGATCGGGACCCAACCAAAGATGAAAGGGATGTAAAACATAAACGTCACTCCGAGAACTCGGCGCGGTTTGAGGTTCTTCGGTTTACCGATGGGGAAGATGGGCTGCAAGGCGACCTATTTCTTCCTGGCGTGTTGGATGCTTCTTTTATCATGGCAGGAAGTCGGAAGAAAATCCACGAGATCTTGGATCGCGCAAATATCTCAATGGAACCAGATTGCGAGGCCGAAAACGTAGAACATAACGCTGGGGAAAATTCAGCGGATGAATTCGACGTTGATGATCAACAAGACGAGGCCTGCCCAGAACAGCAATCATTTGAGGCTTCGTTAGATGAAGATAATCGCCCCAACGAGCCTCATGACTACAAGACCACTGAAGAGCTGCGGTCTGAAAACTTTGAGAAGAACACCTTCCGACAACCAAAGTTCTGGCTTTCATGGAGAGGAAATGTCCTTGTGAAGCCTCAATCGGGTGCAGCCTCGGAAGATCATTCACTACTCGACGCGATTCAATCAGGCATTGGTTATGTAGTCTTTACTGGAAACAAGTACCAAAAGTTCAAGGGTACCATCAGTTGTGATCTTTTGGGCTGGGATAATGTTGCAATAACTGGTTGGAAACAGTGA